AGCGCCCGCTGCGGGAGTCCGGCCGTGGCCGCGATGGAGCAGGTGTTGACGATCGCCGCGTGCGACGACCGGCGTAGGTGCGGGAGGGCGGCGCGGGCCACCCGGACCATGCCGACGACGTTGACGTCCATGACCCGGTGCCACTCGGCGTCGTCGTTGTCCTCGACGGTGCCCTGGGCGCCGATGCCGGCGTTGTTGATCACCACGTCCAGTCCGCCGAGCTCGGCGACGGCGGCCGACACGGCCTCGCGCACGGAGGCGTCGTCGGTCACGTCGGCACGGAAGGCGAGCAGCGGCTTGTCCACCGACGACGGGTCCAGGTCGAGGACGGCGACCTGGGCGCCGCGCGCGGCGAGGAGTTCGGCCGTGGCCCGGCCGATGCCGGAGGCGCCTCCCGTCACCAGCGCCTTGAGACCGTCGAAGTCACTCATGCCGCGTGCCCCTTCTTCTGCGTCTGGAGGTCGGCGGCCCAGAAGGCGCCGTCCGGGAACGTGTACCGCGCGATCGACTCGGGTCGCATGGCGGCCGAGAAGCCCGGCGCGGTGGGTGCCGTGTAGTGACCTTCCCTGATCACCACCGGGTCGAGGAAGTGGTCGTGCAGATGGTCGACGTACTCGATGACGCGGTCCTCGGTGGTGCCGGTGACGGCGACGAAGTCGTACATCGACAGGTGCTGGACGAGTTCGCACAGTCCGACGCCGCCCGCGTGCGGGCAGACCGGGACGCCGAACTTGGCGGCGAGCAGGAGGATGGCGAGGTTCTCGTTGACGCCGCCGACGCGGGCCGCGTCGATCTGGAGGACGTCGATGGCGCCCGCCTGGAGGAGTTGCTTGAAGACGACCCTGTTCTGCACATGCTCGCCGGTGGCCACTTTCACCGGGGCGACCGCCTCCCGGACGGCCGCGTGGCCGAGGATGTCGTCGGGGCTGGTGGGCTCCTCGATCCAGTACGGGTCGAACTCGGCGAGGGCCTTGGTCCAGCGGATCGCCTCGTCGACGTCCCAGCGCTGGTTGGCGTCGATCGCCATGCGGATGTCCGGCCCGACGGCCGAGCGGGCGACGCGGCAGCGCCGTACGTCGTCCTCCAGGTCGGCGCCGACCTTCAGCTTGATCTGCCGGAAGCCGTCGGCGACGGCCTCGGCGGCGAGCCGGGTGAGCTTGTCGTCGTCGTAGCCGAGCCAGCCGGCGGAGGTGGTGTAGGCGGGGTATCCGCGCTCCAGGAGCCGCGCCGTGCGCTCCTGCGCCCCCTCCCGGCCCCGACGCAGGATGTGCAGCGCCTCCTCGGGTGTGAGCGCGTCGGTGAGGTACCGGAAGTCGATCTGGCGGACGATCCACTCGGGGGCGGCGTCGGCGAGGAGGCGCCACAGTGGCTTGTCGGCGCGCTTGGCGGCGAGGTCCCATACGGCGTTCATGACGGCGCCGATCGCCATGTGCATCACGCCCTTCTCGGGGCCGAGCCAGCGCAGCTGGCTGTCGCCGATCAGGTCGCGGTTCAGGGTCCCCGGGTCGGCGCACAGTTCGTCGACGGGCCGGCCGACGACATGCCCGCGCAGCGCCTCGATCGCGGCGACCTGGACATCGTTGCCCCGCCCGATGGTGAAGGTGAATCCATGCCCCTCGTGCCCGTCGGCGGCGTCGGTGCGCAGCACGACGTAGGCGGCCGAGTAGTCGGGGTCCGGGTTCATCGCGTCGGAGCCGTCGAGCTCCCGGGAGGTGGGGAAGCGGATGTCGTAGGTGTCGACCGCGGTGACGCGGTCGGGGGTCCGGGACACAGAGGGCCTTTCGGTCGGTGACGTCGAAGGTGGGGAGGGCGTGGGTCAGTCCTGGGCCCGGCCCGTCGTCACGCGGGCGATCATGAGGGCGACCAGGATGATCCCGCCGTAGATGGCCTGGATCCAGAACGACGGGACCTGGGCGAGGGTGAGCAGGTTCTGGACGACGCCGAGGAGGAGTACACCGGTCAGGGCGCCGAACATGGTGCCCTTGCCGCCGTCCAGGCTGATGCCGCCGATCACCGCGGCCGCGAACACGGTGAAGATCATGTTGTTGCCCTGGTTGGCGCTGATCGCCCCGACGTAGCCGGTCTGGATGATCCCGCCGGCGGCGGCCAGCGTCCCCGCGACCACGAACACGCCGAGCATCACCCGCTCGACCCGGATGCCGGCCGCGCGGGCGGCGTCCGCGTTGCCGCCGATGGCGTACAGGGCGCGTCCGACGCGGTGGTACTTGAGCACGAACCCGGCGATCGCGAAGGCGGCCGCCGCGAGCCACACCGACATCGGGATGTTCAGGAACGTGGTCGTGGCGAGGGAGTAGAAGCTGTCGGGCATCCCGAACAGCGTCTTGCCCTCGGTCGCGCCGACCAGCAGACCGCGCAGGACGATCAGCATCGCGAGCGTCACGATGAACGCGTTGAGCTTGAACTTCACGACCAGGATGCCGTTGAAGGCACCCACGGCCGCGCCGACCACGAGGACCGCCAGCAGAGCGAGGGCGGCGGGAAGTTCGGTGCCCCAGCCGGACTGGGCGGCGGGCAGCACGAGGAGCGCTCCGACGGCGGGCGCGATGCCGACCACCGACTCCAGGGACAGGTCGAACTTGCCGGTGATGAGGACGAGCGACTCGGCCAGCACGACCATGGCCAGCGCGGCGGAGGCGCCGAGGATGGAGATCAGGTTGCGTTCGGTGAGGAACGAGTCGTTGACCACCGCGCCGAGCACCATGAGCAGCAACAGGGCTGGTACGAGGGCGAGTTCACGGGCGCGGCGAAGGAAGACGGCCTTGGCGGCACGGGGATCGGGGACCTTGACGGGCGTAACCGGTGGGGCCTTGGTGTCAGCCATGGTCCACTCCTTCGATGGAGGCGATCAGCTCGTGGTCGCGCCAGCCCGCCGGGTGCTCGGCGACGACACGGCCGTGGAAGAGGACGAGGACGCGGTCGCAGCGGCGCAGGTCGTCGAGTTCGTCGGAGACGACGAGCACGGCGATGCCGTCCTCGCGGGCGCTGTCCACGCGGGCCAGCAGGGACTCCTTGGACTTCACGTCGACGCCCGCGGTCGGGTTGATCAGCACCAGCAGCCGCGGGTCCGAGGCGAGGGCGCGGGCCATGACGACCTTCTGCGCGTTGCCGCCGGACAGGTCGGAGACGGGCTGGTCGGGACCCTGGGTGTGGATGTCGAGGCGCTCGATGAGGGCGTGGGCGAAGCCGCGCTTGCGGTCGGTGCCGACGAAGCCGAAGCGGCCGAGCCGGTCGAGGACGCTCATGGTGGCGTTGTCACCGATGGTCATGCCGGCGACGAGGCCCTGGTCGTGCCGGTCGCGGGGGACACAGGCGACACCGGCCTTCAGCGCGGTCCGCACATCGCCGAACGGCAGCCGTCTGCCGTCGAGTTGGGCCGTACCTGCCGTCGGCGTGTGCAGTCCCGCGAAGGACTCGGCGAGTTCGACCTTGCCGCTGCCGCTGATCCCGGCGAGTCCGACGACCTCGCCGCGACGGACGGTGAGGTCGATCTTCTGGTACGCCGGTGAGGTCAGCCCCCGCGCCTCCAGCAGAACGGGGGCGTCGTGACCGACTTCCGGCTGCTGTACGGCCTGTTCGGCGATGGTCTCGAGGGACTCCCCCGCCATGGCCTCCACCAGGGCCCGGCGCGGGAGTTCGGCGACCGGGGCGGTGGTGATCCAGCGGGCGTCGCGCAGGACCGTGACGGTCTGGCAGACCTCGTACACCTCCTGGAGATGGTGCGAGATGAACAGGAAGGTGATGCCGGAGTCCTGCAGCGCCCGCATCCGCGTGAAGAGCCGCTCGATCTCGCGGTTGTCGAGCTGGGCGGTGGGCTCGTCGAGAATGATGAAGCGGGCGCCGAAGCTCAACGCCCGGGCGATCTCCAGCATTTGGCGGTCCTCGACCTTGAGGTCGGCGGTGCGGGCCTCGGGGTCGACGTGTACGTCCCAGGTGTCGAGCAGTTCGGCGGCCTCGGCGCGCAGCCTGCGCCAGCTGATGAATCCGCGCTGCAGAGGCTGCCGGTTGATGCTGTGCTTGTCCGGGGGACAACCCCCGGACCCCCGGCCGCCCCTGAGGCTCGGCCTCGTTGACTTGGCGGCGTGGATTTCGGCGATGAAGAGATTTTCGGCAACCGTCAGCTGCGGGACGAGGGTGGGCTTCTGGTAGACGCAGGCCACTTTGCGGCGCCAGGCGTCGCGGTCGGCCGGTGCGGGCGCGGGTTCGCCGTCGAAGCGGACCTCGCCCTCGTCGGGGGCCTGGAGGCCGGTGAGGATGTTGACCAGGGTCGACTTGCCGGCGCCGTTGCGGCCGACGAGGGCGTGGGACTCGCCGGGGAGGACGGTGAGGCGGCCGTCGGCGAGGGCGGTGGTGGGGCCGTAGCGCTTGACGATGTCGCGCGCCTCGACGAGGGGTGTGATCACGGTATTCCGTACCTGCGTACTCATTCGACCGTGTTGCCCCAGAGCTTGGGGTCGTCGACGTTGTCCTTGGTCACCAGCGGGGCGGGCAGCTGGTCCTCCAGGATGCCGCTGGGCAGCTTGACGATGGTCGAGTCGTGGTCGGTCGGGCCCGGCTGGAAGGTCTTCCCCTCCATCGCGGCCTTGATGTAGTACATGCCGTACTTGGCGTACAGGTCGGCGGGCTGCGAGACGGTCGCGTCGATCTCGCCCTTGCGGATGGCGTCGTACTCCTGCGGGATGCCGTCGTTGGAGACGATCGTGATGTGACCGGCCTGCCCGGCCTTCTTCAGCATCCCCTTGGACTTGAGGGTCTGGAGCGTCGGCGCGAGATAGACGCCGCCGGCCTGCATGTAGATGCCCTTGATGTCGGGGTTGGCGTTCAGGAGGGTGTCCAGCTTGGAGGCCGCGGTGTCGGACTCCCACTTGGCCGGTATCTCCAGGACCTTCAGCTTGGGGAAGTTCTTCTTCACGCAGGCGCGGAACGCCTCGGAGCGGTCACGGCCGTTGACCGAGGCCAGGTCGCCCATGATCTGTACGACCTTGCCGGAGGGGATCTGCTTGCCGAGGTACCGGCAGGCCTTCTCGCCGTACGCCACGTTGTCGGCCCGTACGACCATCGCGACCTTGCCCTTGTCGGGTGCCACGTCGACGGCGACGACCGGCACGCCCTTGCGCTCCGCCTGGTCGAGGCCGGCCTCGATGGCGGCGCTGTCCAGCGGGGCGACGACCAGGCCCTTCACGCCCTGGTTGAGCTGGTTGTTGATGTCGGTGATCTGCTGAGAGGGGTCGCTGTTGGAGTTGACCGTCTTGAGCGTGTCGACGCCTTCGGAGTCGGCCATCTTCGGCACGTAGTCGTTGTACGACTGCCAGAACGGCGAGGTCAGCAGGGGCAGGATCACCCCGACCTCGCCGCTGCCGCCGCCTTCGGCGCTCGCGGCGCCGGTGTCCTTGGTGCTGCCGCAGGCGGCGAGCACGAGCGAGGCGCCGACGACCGCGGCCACCGCTTTGCCCCTGCGTGAGCTGTTCTGCTTCCGCGCTGTTGTGCCGTGCATCTGGCGGCTCCTCGTTGAGCGTGTTCGAGCACATGGTCCGAGCAGATGCCCGCATATTTATCAGACCACTTCGCCGATACAACACCCTTCGGCAGCGGATTTTCGCCGTTTCCGGCCGTAGTGGTCCGACCACCCTGGTGATTACACTGCCGCTCACCGGGCACCCTCAGGCGCCTCGGGCGACAGGAGGAACGGCGTGGACGAGACAGCCCCGCAGAAGGGCACCGTGACGCAGCGCGCCATCGAAGCGGTCAAGGCGATGATCGCGGAGGGACGGCTGGAGCCCGGCCAGCGGCTGCCGACCGAACGCGATCTGGCGGGCCGGCTCGGCATCTCCCGCAGCTCGATGCGGGAGGCGATCCGGGCGCTGACCGTACTGGGCGTGCTGGAGGCCCGGCACGGTTCGGGCATCTACGTCACGCAGTTGGAGGCCGGCGACCTCCTGGAGACGTTCGGCGTGGTCGCCGACCTCTCCCGCGGCCCGCGTCTGGTGGAACTCCTCGAGGTGCGCCGCATCCTGGAGTCGACGGCGACGGCCCTGGCGGCGGCGCGCATCACGGCGGACCAGCTCGCGGAGGTCGAGAAGCACCTGACGGCGATGAACGCCACGGACGACCCCGAGGAGATCCTCGCCCACGACCTGGCCTTCCACCGCGAGATCGCGGCCGCCGCCGGCAACGAGACCATGGCCGCGATCCTGGAGGGCCTGTCCTCCCGCACGTTCCGCGCCCGCGTCTGGCGCGGCTACCAGGAGGAGGGCGCCTTCGCCCGCACCCGCCGCGAGCACGCCGCGATCCACCGCGCCCTGGTCGCCCGCGACCCGGAGGCGGCACGGGCCGCGGCGGCCGCGCATGTGGGCGAGGTGGAGGAGTGGCTGAGGGCGCAGCTCAGTACGTGACCGTACCTCGCGCGGTGGTCTGGACGTGGCCCTCGCCAGCGGTGCTCCGGCCCGGTGCGCCGCCCGGAGCCCGCGGTTGCCAGGGCCCGGCGATGGAGCCGTCCGGTTCCCAGCCGAACCGGCGCAGTCGCAGGCTCTCGTCCGTCCGACCGGCGGTGTGCAGCAACTGCACCGCCCGCGGCAGCGCGAGCGGGTAACCGCAGTCGGCGGCCTGCTGGTACCAGGCCACCGCCTCGTCGATGCGGCCCCCTTCCAGGAGCATCCCGGCGCCCTTCCACAGGCAGTTGACGTCTCCTGTGACCTGTGCGTGCTCCCGCAGCCACAGGAGGGCATCCTATGGTCGGCCGGCCCGCGCGAACATGTCCGCGGCCTCCCGGGCCGCATACGGGTCGCCCTGCTCGGCCGCACGCCGGTACCAGGTGAACGCCTCGTCGACCCGACCCGCCTTGGCCAGGATCTCGGCCATGGTCCGTGCCGTCTGTGTGTCTCCGCCTTCCGCCCTGCGCTGCAGCCAGCCGAGTGTCTCCTGCGTCCGGCCCGTCTCAGCGCTCAGTTCGACGGCCCGCTCCAGGGCAAGGCGGCTTCCGGCGTCGGCGGCATGCCGGTACCAGCTGATCGCCTCGTCCAGGTGGCCGGCCTCGTCCAGCATCCCGGCCACGGTGTCCACGATCTCGGTGCCCGACATCGGCGTGCACCCGGGTGGGGCGAAGCGCAGCCAGTCGCGGGCATCGACCGCCCGGCCTTCCTCGCACAGCAGGGCGGCCAGGGACCACACGGCGTCCTCGCTGCCCGCTGCCGCAGCCCGGCGGTAGGCAGCGATCGCGGCTTCCGTTCGCCCGGCCTCGCGCAGCATGCTCGCCAGATCCCACAGCGCGTCGGTGTCGCCGACGTCGGCATCCTCCCGGAGCAGGTCGAGCGCCTCGTCGACCTCGCCCACTTCGGCCAGCAGTTCGGCAGCGGTCTCCACCGCATCGTCGATGCCGACCTCGGCAGCCTGCCGGTACCGGTCGACCGCCTCCCTGACCCGGCCGGTCTCCCCGAGCCTGGCAGCCACGACTTGCTCGGCCTCGCGGTCACCGTCGTCTGCCACGCCCTCAAGCCATGCGACGACCTCTTCCAGCCGCTGCTCCCCAGCTGACGCGCGAGTCGCCATCCACTGGTGTCCGTCACTGTGCGCCTCGGCGGCCTGCCGGTACCAGTCCAGCGCCGCGTCCACACGTCCGGCTTCGTTCAGCATCCGTGCCGCCGCCCACACCGCGCCGGCTTCCCCGCCGTTCGCGGCTCTCCGATAGCAGCCCAGTGCCTCGTCGATACGGCCGGCCTCGGCCATCATGTCGCCGAGCGGCACGATGGCGCCGGCGTCACCGGCGTCGACAGCACGGCGCAGCCATGCCAACGCCTCGTCCGTGCGGTCGGCGTCCCGCAGTGTCTCCCCCATGGCCCGCATGGCCTGCCCGTCGCCCTCATCGGCGCGGCCCCGCAAGCGCGCGAGCGTCTCCTCCGTGCTTTCACCAGCCCGCGGCTCGGCCTCGCTCTCCGTCGTATCGGGGCGGCCGGCAGCCGAGTCCCTCATGGACCTGGCACCGGTCCCCCGGCCAGGCCGTGTCGGTAAAAGGGCCATCTCCCGTGCGGCATGCGGGTCACCGAGGGCGGTGGCGCGCCCATAGGCCTCGGCGGCCTCCTCCAGGTGGCCCGCCCGGCCAAGGAATCTGGCCATGATGCGCGCTGCCTGGCCGTCGCCGCCCTCCGCCCAGGGTCTCAGCCAAGCGATGGCCTCGTCCGTCCGGCCCAGCTGGTTCAACAGGTGGGCCGCCACCCGCAGGGCGTGGCGGTCACCGGCGCGGGCGGCACGCTGGTACCAGGGGATCGCCTCCTCGGCGCCGCCCGCCTCTTCCAGCAGCTCCGCCACCGCTCGCACCGCCCGCTCGTCACCGGCTTCGGCCGCACGTCGGAACCAGGCGAGGGCCTCGCCGGCACGTCCGTTGTCGTGCAGCATCTCCGCCGCGGCCCAGATGACGAGCACGCCCCCGCTTTCCGCCGCACGCCGACAGCAGTCGAGGGCCTCGTCCGGGCGCCCGGCTTCGTCCAGCATGTCGGCCAAGGCCACGAGAGCGCCAGGGGCGCCCGCCCCCGCGGCCGAGTCGTACAGACGGGCCGCGATACGGAGAAGCCCTCGATCGCGGGCCTCCCGGGCGAGCTTGAGCTGGTCGCCCGGGGCCGCATGTACGGCGAGCGCGTTCCACAGTGCTTCGGGAACGGGGGCCGTACGCCGGATGCCGCGGCCATGCTGGTCGAGGTAGTCAGCGAGTCTGAGGCAAGGTTCCGCCTGCAGTGTCCGTCCGCCCCGTGGCCGCATGCGGCTGAGGGGACCGCGGGTGCCGCGCAGAGGTGTGGCGACCTGCACGAGGGCCGCGTCCAGCCAGTCGTCACCGAGCAGATCCCACTGATCGTCGGTGAGATAGCCCTCGGCAGCGGCTTCGAGCAGTTTCAGGGGCAGGGCGAGGCCGTGCCCGAGACGCCGGGAGTCCATGGCGGCCTTGATCAGGGCCCTGCCCGCGGCAGGCGCGGTGCGAAACCGCTCCAGCAGGGCGGGAGCGCCGGCCAGGTACTGGGTGATCTGCCCCTGCTCCGCGTGCTCGACGGCGTATTTCAGGCGCGGGTCGTGCTCCGCGTGTCGGGCGGCCGCCCTCAGGTCCGGTCCGCTGAAGGCGGCCGGGACCCGCAATTCGTGACCAGTCAGCAGCGCGCGGGCCTGGGCGTGGGGATCCACGCCGGTCCGTGCGGCCGGTGAGGTGGTGAGCCTCGTCCAGTACTCGGGCCACATCGTGCCCAGCACCAGCACCGGTGCGCGGCGCGGGTCGTCCAGCAAGGTACGCAGCCCCGCGGCGACGCGTTCGCCGTGGTCGGCGGCGGGGGTGAGGAGGTAGTGCTGGGCTTCGTTGAGCCAGACCACGGTGCGCGGCGCCAGTAGGGCGAGTTCGGCGAGGGCCGCCTCGGGCCTCGTGGGGTCGATCGGGTGCCACAGGCGCCATCCGGCGGGCAGGGCGCGCAGGGCTTCCCAACACGCGCGTGTCTTGCCGGTGGACGACTCGCCCACCAGCGTCACGAGACGACTGCTGCCCGCCGCGGCCTCCGCCACGACGGTGAGCAGCGTCGCGTCGTGGGCGCGTGCGACGTAGACCGGCAATTCCGGCAGCGCCGTGCCGGCCGCAGGCGGGCCGAGGTCGATGGCCCGGTGCACTTCCAGCGCGAAGGGGTCGCAGACCGCGCAGAGCGGCTTGCCCGGTTGCTCGTCGAGGTGCGCATCGACCCACAACTCGCTGACCCTGATGGTCAGTTCCTCGCGGCTCCAGGCGGCGCGACGGCCGAGTACGACTGCCACGGCAAGCACGTCGGCCTGGTTGGCAGGCACATCGGGTGCACTGATGCAGCGTCGGACCGTGTCACGCCCGGGTGCCCCGGTCAGGGAATCGTCTGCCGCGATGTCCTCGACGATCTCGTCCAGCGTCGGGGCACCCGCCGCCAGGTACACCCGGTACAGCAAGTTCTTCAGATCGCCCAACGGGCCCGGCCCCACCCGTGCCCGTTCCAGCCGCCGCGGCCGCCTTGTGGGTCCGCCCCCGTGGTCGCCGCTCATCGCACCATGCTCTCGCACCGGGTCGGTCCCGTGCGCGTGACCGGCGCGAGCTCGCGTCCCACCGGTGTGCTCGTCGCAACTGAGGCAGCGCGCCGAAATGGGCCCGAGGCTCG
Above is a window of Streptomyces sp. DT2A-34 DNA encoding:
- a CDS encoding SDR family NAD(P)-dependent oxidoreductase, encoding MSDFDGLKALVTGGASGIGRATAELLAARGAQVAVLDLDPSSVDKPLLAFRADVTDDASVREAVSAAVAELGGLDVVINNAGIGAQGTVEDNDDAEWHRVMDVNVVGMVRVARAALPHLRRSSHAAIVNTCSIAATAGLPQRALYSATKGAVYSLTLAMAADHVREGIRVNCVNPGTADTPWVGRLLDAAADPAAERAALEARQPTGRLVSAAEVAGAIAYLASPLSGATTGTALAVDGGMQGLRLRPVNQ
- a CDS encoding L-fuconate dehydratase, with protein sequence MSRTPDRVTAVDTYDIRFPTSRELDGSDAMNPDPDYSAAYVVLRTDAADGHEGHGFTFTIGRGNDVQVAAIEALRGHVVGRPVDELCADPGTLNRDLIGDSQLRWLGPEKGVMHMAIGAVMNAVWDLAAKRADKPLWRLLADAAPEWIVRQIDFRYLTDALTPEEALHILRRGREGAQERTARLLERGYPAYTTSAGWLGYDDDKLTRLAAEAVADGFRQIKLKVGADLEDDVRRCRVARSAVGPDIRMAIDANQRWDVDEAIRWTKALAEFDPYWIEEPTSPDDILGHAAVREAVAPVKVATGEHVQNRVVFKQLLQAGAIDVLQIDAARVGGVNENLAILLLAAKFGVPVCPHAGGVGLCELVQHLSMYDFVAVTGTTEDRVIEYVDHLHDHFLDPVVIREGHYTAPTAPGFSAAMRPESIARYTFPDGAFWAADLQTQKKGHAA
- a CDS encoding ABC transporter permease, with translation MADTKAPPVTPVKVPDPRAAKAVFLRRARELALVPALLLLMVLGAVVNDSFLTERNLISILGASAALAMVVLAESLVLITGKFDLSLESVVGIAPAVGALLVLPAAQSGWGTELPAALALLAVLVVGAAVGAFNGILVVKFKLNAFIVTLAMLIVLRGLLVGATEGKTLFGMPDSFYSLATTTFLNIPMSVWLAAAAFAIAGFVLKYHRVGRALYAIGGNADAARAAGIRVERVMLGVFVVAGTLAAAGGIIQTGYVGAISANQGNNMIFTVFAAAVIGGISLDGGKGTMFGALTGVLLLGVVQNLLTLAQVPSFWIQAIYGGIILVALMIARVTTGRAQD
- a CDS encoding sugar ABC transporter ATP-binding protein → MITPLVEARDIVKRYGPTTALADGRLTVLPGESHALVGRNGAGKSTLVNILTGLQAPDEGEVRFDGEPAPAPADRDAWRRKVACVYQKPTLVPQLTVAENLFIAEIHAAKSTRPSLRGGRGSGGCPPDKHSINRQPLQRGFISWRRLRAEAAELLDTWDVHVDPEARTADLKVEDRQMLEIARALSFGARFIILDEPTAQLDNREIERLFTRMRALQDSGITFLFISHHLQEVYEVCQTVTVLRDARWITTAPVAELPRRALVEAMAGESLETIAEQAVQQPEVGHDAPVLLEARGLTSPAYQKIDLTVRRGEVVGLAGISGSGKVELAESFAGLHTPTAGTAQLDGRRLPFGDVRTALKAGVACVPRDRHDQGLVAGMTIGDNATMSVLDRLGRFGFVGTDRKRGFAHALIERLDIHTQGPDQPVSDLSGGNAQKVVMARALASDPRLLVLINPTAGVDVKSKESLLARVDSAREDGIAVLVVSDELDDLRRCDRVLVLFHGRVVAEHPAGWRDHELIASIEGVDHG
- a CDS encoding sugar ABC transporter substrate-binding protein, with translation MHGTTARKQNSSRRGKAVAAVVGASLVLAACGSTKDTGAASAEGGGSGEVGVILPLLTSPFWQSYNDYVPKMADSEGVDTLKTVNSNSDPSQQITDINNQLNQGVKGLVVAPLDSAAIEAGLDQAERKGVPVVAVDVAPDKGKVAMVVRADNVAYGEKACRYLGKQIPSGKVVQIMGDLASVNGRDRSEAFRACVKKNFPKLKVLEIPAKWESDTAASKLDTLLNANPDIKGIYMQAGGVYLAPTLQTLKSKGMLKKAGQAGHITIVSNDGIPQEYDAIRKGEIDATVSQPADLYAKYGMYYIKAAMEGKTFQPGPTDHDSTIVKLPSGILEDQLPAPLVTKDNVDDPKLWGNTVE
- a CDS encoding FadR/GntR family transcriptional regulator; translation: MDETAPQKGTVTQRAIEAVKAMIAEGRLEPGQRLPTERDLAGRLGISRSSMREAIRALTVLGVLEARHGSGIYVTQLEAGDLLETFGVVADLSRGPRLVELLEVRRILESTATALAAARITADQLAEVEKHLTAMNATDDPEEILAHDLAFHREIAAAAGNETMAAILEGLSSRTFRARVWRGYQEEGAFARTRREHAAIHRALVARDPEAARAAAAAHVGEVEEWLRAQLST
- a CDS encoding tetratricopeptide repeat protein; the encoded protein is MSGDHGGGPTRRPRRLERARVGPGPLGDLKNLLYRVYLAAGAPTLDEIVEDIAADDSLTGAPGRDTVRRCISAPDVPANQADVLAVAVVLGRRAAWSREELTIRVSELWVDAHLDEQPGKPLCAVCDPFALEVHRAIDLGPPAAGTALPELPVYVARAHDATLLTVVAEAAAGSSRLVTLVGESSTGKTRACWEALRALPAGWRLWHPIDPTRPEAALAELALLAPRTVVWLNEAQHYLLTPAADHGERVAAGLRTLLDDPRRAPVLVLGTMWPEYWTRLTTSPAARTGVDPHAQARALLTGHELRVPAAFSGPDLRAAARHAEHDPRLKYAVEHAEQGQITQYLAGAPALLERFRTAPAAGRALIKAAMDSRRLGHGLALPLKLLEAAAEGYLTDDQWDLLGDDWLDAALVQVATPLRGTRGPLSRMRPRGGRTLQAEPCLRLADYLDQHGRGIRRTAPVPEALWNALAVHAAPGDQLKLAREARDRGLLRIAARLYDSAAGAGAPGALVALADMLDEAGRPDEALDCCRRAAESGGVLVIWAAAEMLHDNGRAGEALAWFRRAAEAGDERAVRAVAELLEEAGGAEEAIPWYQRAARAGDRHALRVAAHLLNQLGRTDEAIAWLRPWAEGGDGQAARIMARFLGRAGHLEEAAEAYGRATALGDPHAAREMALLPTRPGRGTGARSMRDSAAGRPDTTESEAEPRAGESTEETLARLRGRADEGDGQAMRAMGETLRDADRTDEALAWLRRAVDAGDAGAIVPLGDMMAEAGRIDEALGCYRRAANGGEAGAVWAAARMLNEAGRVDAALDWYRQAAEAHSDGHQWMATRASAGEQRLEEVVAWLEGVADDGDREAEQVVAARLGETGRVREAVDRYRQAAEVGIDDAVETAAELLAEVGEVDEALDLLREDADVGDTDALWDLASMLREAGRTEAAIAAYRRAAAAGSEDAVWSLAALLCEEGRAVDARDWLRFAPPGCTPMSGTEIVDTVAGMLDEAGHLDEAISWYRHAADAGSRLALERAVELSAETGRTQETLGWLQRRAEGGDTQTARTMAEILAKAGRVDEAFTWYRRAAEQGDPYAAREAADMFARAGRP